The Steroidobacteraceae bacterium genomic interval TGTCGGCCTGTCGACCTGGCTGGTGGCGGCGAGATTCTGCCGCGACCAGCATGCGATGCTTCTGATCGATCCTCCCATCGCCTGGAACAGCGCGCGGGCCGCGCTCGATGGGCTGCGCGGCTGGCCGTTTCGCGCCGACAATGCCGCACTGTATTTCCCGCGCGTACTGGCGTTCGATCGGCTACGCGGCCGTTGGGAGCAATTCGGGTCGGCCGCAGCCGCGGCCGGCATGCTGGCCCGCACGGATGTGCACTGTCCGGTATGGTCGGCAGTCGACACCGACGAGCCGCCGCTGCGTCCAAGCCTGAAGCCCGCTGTCGCGATCAACGATGCCGAACGCGTTCGCATGGAACATCTGGGAATCAACACCCTGCTCGGGGTTCGCGCATCGGGTGTTCACGCTGGCAACGCGCGCACCCTGGCGGATGGCAACGCCGGCGCTACCGACTGGCGTTACCTCGCCGCGCGGCGACTGTCGTTGTTCATCACCGCGAGCGTCGAGAACGGCACACGCTGGACCATATTCGAGCGCAATGGTCCGGCCACCTGGATGCGCGCACGTGCTCAGGTGTCGGCATTCCTGGAAGCGCTGGCGCAGGAGGGTGCGCTCGTCGGCGCAACGCCCGAGGACAGCTATTTCGTCATCTGCGATGCGCGGCTCAACAGTGCGCAGGTGCGCGCCCAGGGGAAGCTCTGCATCCTGTTCGGATTCGCGCCGTCCCGACCAGGGGTGTTCCAGGCGTTTCTGGTGACTCACCGTGCCAACGGTAGCCAGGTGCGGCAGGTGTGGGTCAATCGCATGGCAACTTCCGGACGCCACGTGACCGAGGAAATCGAAACCCAGCTCCTGCGTGGCCTGGTCCTGCAGGACTAGCCGGCACTGCCGGCGCGCGCCGCAACGTACATGGTGATCACCGCGCGCACGACCTCCCGCTGGTAGTTGTCGGTGACGGTGACCGGCACGCCGACATTCTCGGCATCAGACCACTCGCCGCGATCGATTTTCGCGGTGGCACGCAGGCCAGTCGTCGCCTTGTTCAGGTACTCGATGGTCATGCCCCGGGGAATCCACCTCAGCCGCGGCGGCAAGCTGACTTCGATCGCGAGCCCCGCGGCGAGTTCGCATAGATTGCCTGCGGCGAGGGCGTGTACGGTGCCGATATGATTCTCTACCGCACGCCGCTTCGGCATGGTCACGACGCACAGGCCCGGCTGCAGCGTCAGGATGCGCGGTGAAATCGTCGCAAAGTAGGGTGCCTTGAAACACACTGCGCGGGTAAATAGCCAGCGACCCATGGCGTTCCCCGACAACAGGTTCCAGCGTGCGAGCGTGCGTGGGATGTCGCTAGCCGTCATGACCCGGAATTCTATGCCTATTTGCGCCGCGCGCCCGCCTCGTCCTGCCGGCCAAAACCGCCACCGCCGGGGGTCTCGATTTCCAGCGCATCACCTGCCCGCACCGCAAATTGCGCGGCACCCGGCAGGATCTCGCAGCCGCCATCCCTGCGCCACAGCCGGTTGCGCCCGATTGCACCGGGTTCGCCGCCTTCGAGTCCGAACGGTGCGACCCGCCGATGATTCGACAGGATCGCGCCCTGCAGTTCGCTGCAGAACTCCAGGCGCCTTGTCAGGCCATCGCCGCCGTGCCACCGTCCCGCGCCGCCGCTGCCGCGGCGCAATGCGAAACGCCGCACCAGCACCGGGAATTGCCCTTCGAGGATTTCCGGATCGGTGAGACGTGAGTTGGTCATGTGCGTTTGTACACCACTCGCGCCATCGAAACCGGGTCCGGCACCCGCGCCGCCGGCGATCGTCTCGTAGTACTGCAGCCGGGCATTGCCGAAAGTGAGATTGTTCATGGTGCCCTGCGAGGCCGCCAGGCAGCCGAGTGCGCCGAAAATTGCGTCGACGATGCACTGCGAGGTCTCGACGTTGCCGCCTACGACCGCCGCACCCGGGGGCGGATCCAGCATCGAGCCGGATGGAATGACGATGTCCACCGGTCGCAGGCAGCCATCGTTGAGCGGGATGCTGTGTGTCATCATCGTCCGCAATACATACAGTACGGCGGCGATGGTTACGGCCCGGGGCGCGTTGAGATTATGCGCACCGGCGCTGGAAGTGCCGGTGAAATCGATGACTGCGCGCGCGGCCTCGTGGTCGATCCTGACGGCCACGGCGATCAGCTGGCCATCGTCCATGCAGTATTGGAATCGACCGTCGCGCAGTTGCAGCAGGGTCTGGGCCACCGCTTCGGCGGCGTTCTCCTGCACAGCTTCCATCTGGGTCAAGAGCTGTGTCGCTCCGTAACGAGCCGCAGCGCGCTCGAGTTCCCTGATTCCGCAGGCATTGGCGGCAAGCTGCGCGCGCAGGTCGGCGAGATTCTGCGCTGGGTTGCGCGCCGCGTGCGGCGCGGACGCGAGGCGCCCCAGCACCTCCTCCTCGCGTAGCTCTGCTTTTGCGACCAGTCGCATGC includes:
- a CDS encoding hotdog fold domain-containing protein, yielding MTASDIPRTLARWNLLSGNAMGRWLFTRAVCFKAPYFATISPRILTLQPGLCVVTMPKRRAVENHIGTVHALAAGNLCELAAGLAIEVSLPPRLRWIPRGMTIEYLNKATTGLRATAKIDRGEWSDAENVGVPVTVTDNYQREVVRAVITMYVAARAGSAG